In a genomic window of Halobiforma lacisalsi AJ5:
- a CDS encoding pyridoxamine 5'-phosphate oxidase family protein, protein MSRAVQGSPVTTTVRGALTREELADFLEDRDIPVRIACRTPSGHLWMLSLWYRFLHGDEESEPWLLECSTAADATVVDYLKRDDGSATDPEAEVAFEVSTNRPPYRGVRGRGTASVAPDPEKEVLRDLLEQYLGGTDSQLARTLLREERDEVTIAIEPAVVYGWDYSDRMGNPE, encoded by the coding sequence ATGTCGAGGGCCGTCCAAGGTTCGCCCGTGACCACGACCGTTCGCGGCGCGTTGACCCGTGAGGAACTGGCCGATTTCCTCGAGGATCGGGATATTCCGGTTCGGATCGCCTGTCGGACGCCGTCCGGCCACCTCTGGATGCTGTCGCTGTGGTATCGGTTTCTGCATGGCGACGAGGAGTCCGAGCCCTGGCTCCTCGAGTGTTCCACCGCGGCGGACGCGACCGTCGTCGACTACTTGAAACGCGACGACGGCTCCGCGACCGATCCCGAGGCCGAGGTCGCGTTCGAAGTCTCGACGAATCGCCCGCCGTACAGGGGCGTCCGTGGCCGCGGTACAGCGTCCGTCGCCCCCGACCCCGAGAAGGAGGTACTCAGGGACCTGCTCGAGCAATACCTGGGTGGAACGGACTCGCAACTGGCACGAACGCTGCTCCGGGAGGAGCGCGATGAGGTGACGATCGCGATCGAGCCAGCGGTCGTCTACGGCTGGGACTACTCCGACCGAATGGGCAATCCCGAATAG
- a CDS encoding ABC transporter permease encodes MSRFGRVRSEVDAGWRSFVRRRTAVFFTFFFPVILIVIFGALVRTDPAGGGLFAEPAAYYVPGYLATVVLFTPLSRMGSEVARHREGNRFEKLATTPLTRSEWLLAQTAVNAVIIGLAGLLILGLVIALTGAEIVFSPLLVPYVLVGVIAFCGIGAMLGSYTGSRDGAVAASNTIALPLLFLSETFITLEQLPGWFEPLVNLSPLTYFARGVRAVAYPAAEPASVAGTGIDPALANLAILAVLAVVAFALGARSIPRTD; translated from the coding sequence ATGAGCCGGTTCGGTCGCGTTCGCTCGGAGGTCGACGCCGGCTGGCGGTCGTTCGTCCGCCGCCGGACCGCGGTCTTCTTCACGTTCTTCTTCCCGGTGATCCTGATCGTCATCTTCGGCGCGCTCGTCCGGACCGACCCCGCAGGCGGCGGGCTGTTCGCCGAGCCGGCAGCCTACTACGTCCCGGGGTACCTGGCCACCGTTGTCCTCTTCACGCCGCTTTCCCGGATGGGCAGCGAGGTCGCCCGCCACCGCGAGGGCAACCGCTTCGAGAAACTCGCGACGACGCCGCTGACCCGAAGCGAGTGGCTTCTGGCCCAGACGGCCGTCAACGCCGTCATCATCGGGCTGGCTGGCCTGCTCATTCTCGGGCTCGTGATCGCGCTGACAGGGGCCGAGATCGTCTTCTCGCCGCTGCTCGTCCCCTACGTCCTCGTCGGCGTGATCGCCTTCTGTGGAATCGGCGCGATGCTCGGCAGCTACACCGGTTCGCGCGACGGTGCCGTCGCGGCCAGCAACACGATCGCGCTCCCCCTGCTTTTCCTCTCGGAGACGTTCATCACGCTCGAGCAACTGCCCGGCTGGTTCGAGCCGCTGGTGAATCTCTCGCCGCTGACGTACTTCGCTCGCGGCGTCCGGGCGGTGGCCTACCCGGCGGCCGAACCGGCGTCGGTCGCCGGAACCGGGATCGACCCCGCGCTGGCGAACCTGGCGATCCTCGCCGTGCTGGCGGTCGTCGCGTTCGCGCTCGGCGCGCGCTCGATCCCGCGGACGGACTGA
- a CDS encoding ABC transporter ATP-binding protein — MEAVVEATELRKSYGETTALSGASLSVDRGEVFALIGPNGAGKTTLVRALTGTTEPDAGSARVFGEPPTAVDRDRLGVLPQDFAPPDRLTAHELIDYYAGLYDDARGPDEVLSDVGLVDAGDTWYENLSGGQQRRVCVGSTLVNDPDVLFLDEPTTGIDPAGRRTVWRLIEDLAAGGTTVVLTTHDMAEAERLADRVGLLADGSLIAQGSPDELVAEHGGGSRVLVETDADPEAFADLEYPVERASRVSSRGRGGGTPAGVVVRDVTPVEIGTIVDYLEDRGLEYTGLTWAEPDLEDVYLALADETERERTQREPIDSPTETDAATPGETA, encoded by the coding sequence ATGGAAGCCGTAGTCGAAGCGACCGAGCTGCGGAAATCCTACGGCGAGACGACCGCGCTGTCGGGGGCCTCGCTGTCGGTCGACCGCGGTGAAGTCTTCGCACTTATCGGCCCGAACGGGGCCGGCAAGACGACGCTCGTCCGGGCGCTGACCGGGACGACGGAACCCGACGCGGGATCCGCTCGCGTCTTCGGCGAACCGCCGACCGCCGTCGACCGGGACCGGCTCGGCGTACTCCCGCAGGACTTCGCCCCGCCGGACAGGCTCACCGCCCACGAACTGATCGACTACTACGCAGGCCTGTACGACGACGCCAGGGGGCCCGACGAGGTCCTGTCCGACGTCGGGCTCGTCGACGCCGGCGACACGTGGTACGAGAACCTCTCGGGCGGCCAGCAGCGCCGCGTCTGCGTCGGCTCGACGCTGGTCAACGACCCGGACGTGCTCTTTCTGGACGAGCCCACGACCGGGATCGACCCCGCCGGCCGCCGAACCGTCTGGCGGCTGATCGAGGACCTCGCGGCCGGCGGGACGACCGTCGTACTGACCACCCACGACATGGCCGAGGCCGAGCGACTGGCCGATCGGGTCGGCCTGCTCGCCGACGGCTCGCTGATCGCCCAGGGGTCCCCCGACGAGCTCGTCGCCGAGCACGGCGGCGGGAGCCGAGTCCTCGTCGAGACCGACGCCGACCCCGAGGCGTTCGCCGACCTCGAGTATCCGGTCGAGCGGGCGAGTCGCGTCTCCAGCCGTGGTCGCGGGGGCGGAACGCCCGCCGGCGTCGTCGTCCGCGACGTCACGCCCGTCGAGATCGGTACCATCGTCGACTACCTCGAGGATCGCGGCCTCGAGTACACGGGCCTGACCTGGGCCGAACCCGACCTCGAGGACGTCTACCTCGCGCTGGCCGACGAAACCGAGCGGGAACGGACACAACGGGAGCCGATCGATTCGCCGACGGAGACGGACGCGGCGACGCCGGGTGAGACGGCATGA
- a CDS encoding TIGR03557 family F420-dependent LLM class oxidoreductase encodes MTAVGYALSSEEHDPMELVANAARAEDAGFDFCSISDHFHPWVSAQGESPFVWSTLGGIAAETDEIDVGVGVTCPTIRIHPVNVAHAVATVDEMFGDRFTFGVGTGENLNEHVTGERWPEHDVRLEMLEEAMEVMRKLWTGETTSHHGEHYTVENARLYTVPDEQPTTVASAFGPQTAEWAADHGDGLWCSGPQGEVVDAYEDAGGDGPMLTQMHVCCAESEDEAIDTVHEYWPNGSLPGELAQVLPTPAHFEQAAEMVEREDVAESGTTTEQDAQAHIDSIQEAIDAGYDHVYVHQIGPEQERMLEFYEAEVLPSFR; translated from the coding sequence GTGACCGCCGTTGGATACGCCCTGTCAAGCGAGGAGCACGACCCGATGGAACTCGTCGCGAACGCTGCCCGTGCCGAAGACGCCGGCTTCGACTTCTGTTCGATCTCGGACCACTTCCACCCCTGGGTGTCGGCGCAGGGCGAGTCGCCGTTCGTCTGGTCGACGCTGGGCGGCATCGCGGCCGAGACGGACGAGATCGACGTCGGCGTCGGCGTCACCTGCCCGACGATCCGGATCCACCCGGTCAACGTCGCCCACGCGGTCGCGACGGTCGACGAAATGTTCGGCGACCGCTTCACGTTCGGCGTCGGCACCGGCGAGAACCTGAACGAACACGTCACGGGCGAGCGTTGGCCGGAACACGACGTTCGGCTCGAGATGCTCGAGGAGGCGATGGAAGTGATGCGGAAACTGTGGACCGGCGAGACGACGAGCCACCACGGCGAGCACTACACCGTCGAGAACGCCCGTCTCTACACGGTTCCCGACGAGCAGCCGACGACGGTCGCCAGCGCGTTCGGCCCTCAGACCGCCGAGTGGGCGGCCGACCACGGCGACGGGCTCTGGTGTTCCGGCCCGCAGGGTGAGGTCGTCGACGCATACGAGGACGCCGGCGGCGACGGGCCGATGCTCACCCAGATGCACGTCTGCTGTGCCGAGAGCGAGGACGAGGCGATCGATACGGTCCACGAGTACTGGCCCAACGGCTCGCTGCCGGGAGAACTCGCCCAGGTCCTGCCGACGCCGGCCCACTTCGAACAGGCCGCGGAGATGGTCGAGCGCGAGGATGTCGCCGAGTCGGGGACGACGACGGAGCAGGACGCCCAGGCCCACATCGACAGTATCCAGGAGGCGATCGACGCCGGCTACGATCACGTCTACGTCCACCAGATCGGGCCCGAACAGGAGCGGATGCTCGAGTTCTACGAGGCGGAGGTGTTGCCGTCGTTCCGGTGA
- a CDS encoding GrpB family protein, producing the protein MVDPNDDPIELVSSGHDAWRERFAAERDRVRETLHDAALESALERVEHVGSTAVPGLPAKDIVDLDVVVADDAVASVSRTLETELGGTRMENSDEWHPLFRRENGQRFNDHVFAASADGWRISVVTRDVLASRPDLREEYAALKRDLAGGTDDLTEYSVGKTAFVERVLEIARTDEALSFAFEVPTVE; encoded by the coding sequence ATGGTCGATCCGAACGACGACCCGATCGAACTCGTTTCGTCGGGACACGACGCCTGGCGCGAGCGCTTCGCCGCCGAGCGCGACCGTGTTCGCGAGACGCTGCACGACGCGGCCCTCGAGTCCGCTCTCGAGCGCGTCGAACACGTCGGCTCGACGGCCGTGCCCGGACTCCCGGCGAAGGACATCGTGGACCTGGACGTGGTCGTCGCCGACGACGCGGTCGCGTCGGTGTCGCGCACCCTCGAGACCGAACTCGGCGGCACCAGAATGGAGAACAGCGACGAGTGGCACCCGCTCTTCCGGCGGGAGAACGGCCAGCGGTTCAACGACCACGTGTTCGCTGCCTCGGCCGACGGCTGGCGGATCAGCGTCGTCACACGGGACGTGCTGGCGTCCCGTCCCGACCTTCGCGAGGAGTACGCGGCGCTGAAACGCGACCTCGCCGGCGGCACCGACGACCTGACGGAGTACTCCGTGGGGAAGACTGCCTTCGTCGAACGTGTCCTCGAGATCGCCCGAACCGACGAGGCTCTCTCGTTTGCATTCGAGGTACCGACCGTGGAGTGA
- a CDS encoding HalOD1 output domain-containing protein: MNATNPAVRELGTDSSPDAIEYEYDAETPASIAVVHAICAVADVDPLEAPTALGFVLHEHVDPGAIDTLLGDGTGDGNVVVSFDVSDDQGQVYAVEISDDGRIGVRALDSAG; encoded by the coding sequence ATGAACGCGACGAACCCAGCCGTCCGCGAACTCGGCACGGACTCCAGTCCGGACGCGATCGAGTACGAGTACGACGCGGAGACGCCGGCCAGCATCGCCGTCGTCCACGCGATCTGTGCCGTCGCCGACGTCGACCCGCTCGAGGCCCCGACGGCACTCGGCTTCGTCCTCCACGAACACGTCGACCCGGGCGCGATCGACACGCTGCTCGGCGACGGAACTGGCGACGGTAACGTCGTGGTCTCGTTCGATGTGTCGGACGACCAGGGCCAGGTCTACGCGGTCGAAATTTCCGACGACGGCCGGATCGGGGTCCGGGCGCTCGATTCGGCGGGATAA
- a CDS encoding aldo/keto reductase, whose product MEYTTLGNTGTTVSKLCFGTWRFGKTHGDTVETDREEAHELLDTVWENGINFIDTANVYGDPDGTSEEWIGEWLDEYDREDFVIASKVYFPFDGWGEPGPNDSGLGRKHIRAQVEGTLERLGTDYLDLYYIHRWDDDTPIRETLSVLTELVREGKVHYLGASSMAAWKLTKALWTSDVEGLERFDVTQPMVNAVEYDDVSDYLDVCADQDVAVCPYSPLAGGFLTGKYERTDEGGFEAPDGSRGSLDDMFDEYYVTERAWDVLDAVESVADEVGATPAQVSLRWLIEQDRFTCVPIVGARTPEQLEENVGAVEIDLTDEQFEHIDAARADTE is encoded by the coding sequence ATGGAGTACACCACCCTCGGTAACACCGGGACGACCGTCTCGAAGCTCTGTTTCGGCACCTGGCGGTTCGGGAAGACACACGGCGACACCGTCGAAACCGACCGCGAGGAGGCCCACGAACTCCTCGATACCGTCTGGGAGAACGGCATCAACTTCATCGACACCGCCAACGTCTACGGCGATCCGGACGGCACCAGCGAGGAGTGGATCGGCGAGTGGCTCGACGAGTACGACCGCGAGGACTTCGTGATCGCCTCGAAGGTCTACTTCCCGTTCGACGGCTGGGGCGAACCCGGGCCGAACGACTCCGGACTCGGCCGCAAGCACATTCGCGCACAGGTCGAAGGGACGCTCGAGCGACTCGGGACGGACTACCTCGACCTCTACTACATCCACCGCTGGGACGACGACACGCCGATCAGGGAGACCCTCTCGGTGCTCACCGAACTCGTCCGCGAGGGGAAGGTCCACTACCTCGGTGCGAGTTCGATGGCCGCCTGGAAACTCACGAAGGCGCTGTGGACGAGCGACGTCGAGGGTCTCGAGCGGTTCGACGTCACCCAGCCGATGGTCAACGCCGTCGAGTACGACGACGTGAGCGACTACCTCGACGTCTGTGCGGACCAGGACGTCGCCGTCTGTCCGTACTCGCCGCTGGCTGGCGGCTTCCTCACCGGGAAGTACGAGCGAACCGACGAGGGTGGATTCGAAGCGCCCGACGGCTCGCGGGGTAGCCTCGACGACATGTTCGACGAGTACTACGTCACCGAACGCGCCTGGGACGTCCTCGACGCCGTCGAATCCGTCGCCGACGAGGTCGGCGCGACGCCGGCCCAGGTCTCGCTGCGCTGGCTCATCGAGCAGGACCGGTTTACCTGCGTCCCGATCGTCGGCGCGCGGACACCGGAGCAACTCGAGGAAAACGTCGGCGCGGTCGAGATCGACCTGACCGACGAGCAGTTCGAGCACATCGACGCGGCGCGAGCCGATACCGAGTAG
- a CDS encoding DsbA family protein translates to MHRRSFLAAAGVSSVALAGCATLFDASMPAALEDVDPDRQVPTPTLGDGQVTVAVYEDLGCSHCLDFETDVFPILEDEYVATDEIEFRHYDFPVMAADESIAMANAARAVQDGTRGDGQDEDEDGSGDPNGLFFDYKQAVMTGDDEDWTDDGLVTLAESLESDAAGGPDSDPDNDPDAVATALENETYYPTLAADWERGDERDVTGTPTVFVDGESVDRATDPDAVVETIEDAL, encoded by the coding sequence ATGCACCGTCGCTCGTTTCTCGCCGCCGCGGGCGTTTCGTCGGTCGCCCTCGCCGGTTGTGCCACGCTGTTCGATGCTTCGATGCCCGCCGCACTCGAGGACGTCGATCCCGACCGTCAGGTGCCGACGCCGACGCTGGGCGACGGCCAGGTGACCGTCGCAGTGTACGAGGACCTCGGCTGCTCGCACTGTCTGGACTTCGAGACTGACGTGTTCCCGATCCTCGAGGACGAGTACGTCGCGACCGACGAGATCGAGTTCCGCCACTACGACTTTCCCGTGATGGCCGCCGACGAGTCGATTGCGATGGCGAACGCCGCGCGGGCGGTGCAGGACGGGACCCGAGGCGACGGGCAGGACGAGGACGAGGACGGCTCCGGGGATCCGAACGGGCTGTTTTTCGACTACAAGCAGGCGGTGATGACCGGCGACGACGAGGACTGGACCGACGACGGGCTGGTGACGCTTGCGGAATCGCTCGAGAGTGATGCTGCCGGTGGTCCCGACTCCGACCCCGACAACGACCCGGACGCAGTCGCCACCGCCCTCGAGAACGAGACCTACTACCCGACGCTCGCCGCGGACTGGGAACGGGGCGACGAACGGGACGTTACCGGAACGCCGACGGTGTTCGTCGACGGCGAGAGCGTCGACCGGGCGACGGATCCCGACGCGGTCGTCGAGACGATCGAGGACGCGCTGTAA
- a CDS encoding DUF7860 family protein: MSRYRGMDYAALTKTGFLLGIGLLTLGAGGELFGQFVLGGVPGWEDRLFTYAEGLGILVSFVSVWTFGVFLPLTE, encoded by the coding sequence ATGAGTCGGTACCGCGGTATGGATTACGCTGCGTTGACCAAGACCGGATTCCTGCTCGGTATCGGGCTGCTCACGCTCGGTGCTGGCGGCGAACTGTTCGGCCAGTTCGTTCTCGGGGGAGTACCAGGCTGGGAGGACCGGCTGTTCACCTACGCCGAAGGACTCGGTATCCTCGTCAGTTTCGTCTCGGTCTGGACGTTCGGCGTGTTCCTCCCACTCACGGAATGA
- a CDS encoding heme o synthase — MATESFPRPIGTHRRFSALLAATALGVYLLLIVGATTSITNATAACSTWPTCHAPTDPLSQTQLVIAWGHRIAAFLVGGLVAASAFVAVRGDAAVRVRSTLVVSAALYAVQVGVGAATATLGPAAVAPGLHLGLGVVIFGGVVLALAWDLELATGEEDDAIDLEPDAAPASAPATATAPEPVEAEKRTLPSGGLARARLTAFAYFKMMKPRLMWLLCLVAAAGMALAAGPALDVYTIVATLGGGVLSIGASGTFNHVLERDVDRKMSRTSDRPLATDLIPVRNAMAFGGLLTVASIGVFLTINTLAAALGLAAILFYSVVYTLLLKPNTVQNTVIGGLAGALPALIGWAAVTNEIGLPGLALAGVIFLWTPAHFYNLALAYKDDYARGGFPMMPVVRGETETRKHIVYYLAATLVGTVALAWITELGAIYAATVAIFGAVFLWTAVVLHFEQTESAAFRSFHASNAFLGAVLVAVLVDALVL; from the coding sequence GTGGCAACAGAGTCGTTCCCCCGTCCGATCGGGACTCACCGACGCTTCTCCGCACTGCTCGCAGCGACCGCGCTCGGCGTGTACCTGCTGTTGATCGTCGGTGCGACGACGTCGATCACGAACGCGACCGCGGCGTGTTCGACGTGGCCGACCTGTCACGCGCCGACCGATCCCCTGAGCCAGACGCAACTCGTGATCGCCTGGGGGCACCGCATCGCCGCGTTCCTGGTCGGCGGGCTCGTCGCGGCGTCGGCGTTCGTCGCCGTCCGGGGCGACGCCGCCGTTCGAGTCCGCTCGACGCTGGTGGTTTCGGCCGCCCTCTACGCCGTCCAGGTGGGCGTCGGTGCCGCAACCGCCACGCTCGGTCCCGCCGCCGTCGCTCCCGGACTCCATCTCGGGCTCGGCGTCGTCATTTTCGGCGGCGTCGTCCTCGCGCTCGCCTGGGACCTCGAGCTCGCGACCGGCGAAGAGGACGACGCGATCGATCTCGAGCCCGACGCGGCACCAGCTTCCGCCCCCGCCACCGCCACCGCCCCCGAACCCGTGGAAGCCGAGAAACGGACGCTGCCCTCGGGGGGACTGGCCCGCGCCAGGCTCACCGCGTTCGCCTATTTCAAGATGATGAAACCGCGGCTGATGTGGCTGCTCTGTCTCGTCGCGGCCGCCGGCATGGCCCTGGCCGCGGGGCCGGCGCTCGACGTCTACACCATCGTCGCCACGCTCGGCGGCGGCGTCCTCTCCATCGGCGCCTCCGGAACGTTCAACCACGTCCTCGAGCGCGACGTCGACCGGAAGATGTCCCGGACGTCGGATCGCCCGCTGGCGACTGACCTGATCCCGGTCCGCAACGCGATGGCGTTCGGCGGGCTGCTGACCGTCGCCTCGATCGGCGTCTTTCTGACCATCAACACGCTCGCGGCAGCGCTGGGTCTCGCGGCGATCCTGTTTTACAGCGTCGTCTACACCCTCTTGCTCAAGCCCAACACGGTCCAAAACACCGTGATCGGCGGCCTGGCGGGCGCGCTCCCGGCGCTGATCGGCTGGGCGGCCGTCACCAACGAGATCGGTCTGCCGGGACTGGCGCTTGCCGGCGTCATCTTCCTGTGGACCCCGGCGCACTTCTACAACCTCGCCCTGGCGTACAAGGACGACTACGCCCGCGGCGGGTTCCCGATGATGCCCGTGGTGCGCGGCGAAACCGAAACTCGCAAACACATCGTCTACTACCTCGCTGCGACGCTCGTGGGGACGGTCGCGCTGGCCTGGATCACCGAACTCGGAGCTATCTACGCGGCGACGGTCGCCATCTTCGGCGCCGTGTTTCTCTGGACCGCCGTCGTGCTTCACTTCGAACAGACCGAGTCTGCGGCGTTCCGGTCGTTCCACGCCTCGAACGCCTTCCTCGGCGCAGTGCTGGTCGCCGTCCTCGTCGACGCGCTCGTGCTCTAA
- a CDS encoding DUF7111 family protein yields MTADGSPADDADDADTGDDRTAANDGIEATYTETDEERVLEFVRAGTGTGPGAETGATTAASAAIAQNIEGYAMLKVRPTAEGDELERYYGFDMALDHAAELLGVSPHELPVPDAAEDMGM; encoded by the coding sequence ATGACGGCAGACGGTTCCCCCGCCGACGATGCGGACGACGCCGACACGGGTGACGACCGAACCGCAGCAAACGACGGCATCGAGGCCACGTATACGGAAACCGACGAGGAGCGTGTTCTCGAGTTTGTGCGTGCCGGGACCGGGACCGGACCCGGAGCCGAGACCGGCGCCACTACGGCAGCCAGCGCAGCCATCGCCCAGAACATCGAGGGCTACGCCATGCTGAAGGTCCGCCCGACAGCCGAGGGCGACGAACTCGAGCGCTACTACGGGTTCGACATGGCGCTCGACCACGCGGCGGAACTGCTCGGGGTCTCGCCGCACGAACTCCCGGTTCCGGATGCGGCCGAAGACATGGGGATGTAG
- a CDS encoding DUF3267 domain-containing protein translates to MSRTEPSGRRPLAEFRLTRAVAVQWLVTAVVGFFAFAYAFGHVLAAVRGVALEPIVVDPSPLFPELFVLALALVAPVVVLHELLHGLCMARYGTDGGSRPAFGIGLSHFVLPYAYAGTEGTRFTRREMLVVLLAPFAGITVIGLGAMVVYPSPVLLVPLAANAAGSIGDFWMAATLLQYPADVQVTELGLEDDSTPDQQGFAIYGSPADSGSDGKRRVSVAVLSRGLAGAVGTLAAIVGVTIVAVFASLAFGSGTVAFGDPNGWFLFYHELRGDGSAVLEVRAPLVLACATLGGVGWTVVAAVRDGFALEFE, encoded by the coding sequence GTGAGCCGAACGGAGCCGTCCGGTCGACGCCCGCTCGCCGAGTTCCGTCTCACGCGCGCGGTTGCCGTCCAGTGGCTCGTCACCGCGGTCGTCGGCTTCTTCGCGTTCGCGTACGCGTTCGGCCACGTGCTGGCCGCCGTCCGGGGGGTGGCGCTCGAGCCGATCGTCGTCGATCCCTCGCCGCTCTTTCCGGAACTGTTCGTGCTCGCGCTCGCGCTGGTAGCGCCCGTCGTCGTCCTCCACGAACTGCTTCACGGGCTCTGTATGGCCCGGTATGGGACCGACGGCGGGAGCCGCCCTGCCTTCGGGATCGGGCTCTCCCACTTCGTGTTGCCGTACGCCTACGCCGGGACCGAAGGCACCCGGTTCACCCGCAGAGAGATGCTCGTCGTCCTGCTCGCACCCTTCGCCGGCATCACGGTGATCGGCCTCGGCGCGATGGTCGTCTACCCCTCGCCGGTACTGCTCGTCCCGCTCGCGGCCAACGCCGCCGGCTCGATCGGTGACTTCTGGATGGCCGCGACGCTGTTGCAGTATCCCGCGGACGTTCAGGTGACGGAACTCGGACTCGAGGACGACTCCACTCCCGACCAGCAGGGGTTCGCGATCTACGGTTCACCGGCCGACTCCGGTTCGGATGGAAAACGACGCGTGAGTGTGGCGGTACTCTCGAGAGGTCTCGCGGGCGCGGTCGGGACGCTGGCTGCGATCGTCGGCGTCACGATCGTCGCCGTCTTCGCCTCGCTGGCGTTCGGGTCCGGCACCGTGGCCTTCGGCGATCCGAACGGCTGGTTCCTCTTCTATCACGAACTCCGTGGCGACGGGAGCGCCGTCCTCGAGGTTCGGGCCCCGCTCGTCCTCGCTTGCGCGACGCTGGGCGGGGTCGGCTGGACGGTCGTCGCCGCCGTGCGGGACGGATTCGCCCTCGAGTTCGAGTGA
- a CDS encoding helix-turn-helix transcriptional regulator — MTKWLQSGRRRDVCFLLAADGELRGQQLKSRLEAHYDERIDPKSFYGSLSALVDSGFVEERTEGIHDAYALTDAGQRRVEDHYEWVQGCLEDDAGSE, encoded by the coding sequence ATGACGAAGTGGCTCCAGAGCGGCCGGCGACGGGACGTCTGTTTCCTGCTCGCCGCGGACGGCGAACTGCGCGGACAGCAACTCAAGTCCCGGCTCGAGGCCCACTACGACGAGCGGATCGATCCGAAGTCGTTCTACGGCTCGCTGTCCGCGCTGGTCGATTCGGGGTTCGTCGAGGAGCGAACGGAGGGGATCCACGACGCGTACGCGCTGACCGACGCCGGGCAGCGACGCGTCGAGGACCACTACGAGTGGGTACAGGGCTGTCTCGAGGACGACGCTGGGTCAGAATAG
- a CDS encoding acyl-CoA dehydrogenase — translation MDFALSAEQRQIRDMVAEFVDEEVVPVADEIDHEDEFPQDLVDEMGELGLMGMPFPEEYGGAGLDYHSYAIGLEEISRGSGGLGTIVAAHTSLAGNMLYEFGDESQKEEYLTPLAEGRDVGAFALSEAGAGSDVPAMETTAEKDGDEYVLEGSKLWISNGSVADTVTVFAKTDPEAGNKGISSFVVRPEEDDGFIVENTEEKLGDKGCPTAELRFDDLRIPEDRLLGAEGDGFVQALKTLNGGRITIAARGVGIARAAFENARDYANEREQFGQPIGEFQSIKHKLADMDTKIQAAKMLMHKAADKKIRGENYIKDAAQAKLYASEVSREVANEGIQIHGGYGYTKDFPAERFYRDAKLNEIYEGTSEVLRNTIGDQLLEE, via the coding sequence ATGGACTTCGCACTCTCGGCAGAGCAGCGCCAGATCCGGGATATGGTAGCGGAATTCGTCGACGAGGAGGTCGTCCCCGTCGCCGACGAGATCGACCACGAGGACGAGTTCCCCCAGGATCTCGTCGACGAGATGGGCGAACTCGGCCTGATGGGAATGCCCTTCCCGGAGGAGTACGGCGGCGCCGGCCTCGACTACCACTCCTACGCGATCGGCCTCGAAGAAATCTCGCGCGGATCGGGCGGCCTGGGAACGATCGTCGCCGCCCACACCTCGCTCGCGGGCAACATGCTCTACGAGTTCGGCGATGAGTCCCAGAAGGAGGAGTACCTCACGCCGCTGGCCGAGGGCCGCGACGTCGGCGCGTTCGCCCTGTCGGAGGCCGGCGCGGGCAGCGACGTTCCTGCCATGGAAACGACTGCCGAGAAGGACGGCGACGAGTACGTCCTCGAGGGCAGCAAGCTCTGGATCTCGAACGGCTCGGTCGCCGACACGGTCACGGTGTTCGCCAAGACCGACCCCGAAGCCGGGAACAAGGGTATCTCCTCGTTCGTCGTCCGGCCCGAGGAGGACGACGGGTTCATCGTCGAGAACACGGAGGAGAAACTCGGCGACAAGGGGTGTCCGACCGCCGAACTCCGGTTCGACGACCTTCGGATTCCCGAAGACCGCCTGCTGGGCGCCGAAGGTGACGGCTTCGTCCAGGCACTGAAGACCCTGAACGGCGGCCGCATCACCATCGCGGCCCGCGGCGTCGGCATCGCCCGCGCGGCCTTCGAGAACGCCCGCGACTACGCCAACGAGCGCGAGCAGTTCGGCCAGCCGATCGGCGAGTTCCAGTCGATCAAACACAAGCTCGCGGACATGGACACGAAGATCCAGGCCGCGAAGATGTTGATGCACAAGGCCGCGGACAAGAAGATCCGCGGCGAGAACTACATCAAGGACGCCGCTCAGGCGAAACTGTACGCGAGCGAGGTCAGCCGCGAGGTCGCCAACGAGGGCATCCAGATCCACGGCGGCTACGGCTACACGAAGGACTTCCCGGCGGAGCGGTTCTACCGCGACGCCAAACTCAACGAGATCTACGAGGGCACCAGCGAAGTGCTCCGGAACACGATCGGCGACCAGTTGCTCGAGGAGTGA